A single window of Vigna radiata var. radiata cultivar VC1973A chromosome 4, Vradiata_ver6, whole genome shotgun sequence DNA harbors:
- the LOC106758044 gene encoding uncharacterized protein LOC106758044 produces the protein MLFFLLLLALVSPTASLSRHTNATTIYEVLSDYGLPMGLFPKGVRDFGLAHDGSFWVHLDEACNAKFENELHYERNVSGHLSCGMIDALTGLQALDLFLWLEVMSIRVDVPTTGLIYFDVGTVYKRFPLSLFETPPECVAVRSKQHHAPPQGHSQSGRLEFKLDQGTSGRNVL, from the exons AtgcttttcttccttcttcttctcgcTCTCGTTTCGCCCACGGCCTCGCTCAGCCGCCACACCAATGCCACCACCATCTACGAGGTCCTCAGCGACTACGGCCTACCCATGGGCCTCTTCCCCAAGGGCGTCAGGGACTTCGGCCTCGCCCATGACGGCAGCTTCTGGGTCCACCTCGACGAGGCCTGCAACGCCAAGTTCGAGAACGAGCTGCATTACGAGCGCAACGTCTCGGGCCACCTCAGCTGTGGCATGATCGACGCCCTCACGGGCCTCCAGGCCCTGGATCTCTTCCTCTGGCTCGAGGTCATGAGCATCCGCGTCGATGTCCCCACCACCGGCCTCATCTACTTCGACGTCGGCACCGTCTACAAGCGCTTCCCTCTCTCGCTCTTCGAAACGCCCCCAGAATGCGTCGCCGTTCGCTCCAAACAACACCACGCACCTCCCCAG GGGCATAGTCAATCTGGAAGGCTTGAGTTTAAGCTTGATCAGGGGACCTCTGGAAGAAATGTTTTATAG